One genomic segment of Brassica napus cultivar Da-Ae chromosome A3, Da-Ae, whole genome shotgun sequence includes these proteins:
- the LOC106442757 gene encoding 1-aminocyclopropane-1-carboxylate synthase 7 yields MGLPLMINNDDNNNNKVELSRVAVSDTHGEDSPYFAGWKAYDENPYDESHNPSGVIQMGLAENQVSFDLLESYLEKKNPEGSLWESKGSCGFRENALFQDYHGLKTFRQAMASFMEKIRGGKARFDPDRIVLTAGATAANELLTFILANPNDALLVPTPYYPGFDRDLRWRTGVRIVPIHCDSSNHFQITPEALETAYETARDANIRVRGVLITNPSNPLGATVQKKALEDLLDFCVRKNIHLVSDEIYSGSVFHASEFTSVAEIVENIDDVSVKERVHIVYSLSKDLGLPGFRVGTIYSYNDNVVRTARRMSSFTLVSSQTQHMLASMLSDEEFTEKYIRINRERLRRRYETIVEGLKKEGIECLKGNAGLFCWMNLGFLLNTNTKEGELELWDVILKELKLNISPGSSCHCSEFGWFRVCFANMSEKTLKIALKRIHEFMDRRRKVLNC; encoded by the exons ATGGGTCTTCCTCTAATGATAAACAACgacgacaacaacaacaacaaggtCGAGCTTTCTCGAGTGGCAGTTTCCGACACACATGGTGAAGATTCACCTTACTTTGCCGGCTGGAAAGCTTATGACGAAAATCCTTACGATGAATCACATAACCCTTCCGGTGTCATTCAAATGGGTCTCGCCGAGAATCAG GTCTCGTTCGATCTTCTTGAAAGTTACTTAGAGAAGAAGAACCCAGAAGGCTCGTTGTGGGAATCAAAAGGATCATGTGGGTTCAGAGAAAACGCACTGTTCCAAGACTACCACGGTCTCAAAACTTTCAGACAAGCCATGGCTAGCTTCATGGAAAAGATCCGTGGAGGTAAAGCTAGATTCGATCCTGATCGGATCGTCCTCACCGCCGGAGCCACCGCTGCTAATGAACTCTTAACTTTCATCCTCGCCAATCCCAACGACGCACTTCTCGTCCCCACGCCGTATTATCCAGG aTTCGATAGAGATTTGAGATGGAGAACCGGAGTGAGAATTGTACCGATTCATTGCGACAGCTCGAACCATTTTCAGATAACCCCTGAGGCGCTCGAGACAGCTTACGAAACAGCACGTGACGCGAACATTAGAGTCCGAGGAGTGCTCATAACCAACCCATCAAACCCATTAGGCGCGACGGTCCAAAAGAAGGCTCTGGAAGATCTCCTTGACTTCTGCGTACGCAAGAACATTCACTTGGTCTCCGACGAGATCTACTCCGGCTCGGTTTTCCACGCGTCAGAATTCACCAGCGTAGCCGAGATCGTAGAGAACATCGATGATGTGTCAGTCAAGGAACGTGTCCACATCGTTTACAGCCTCTCCAAAGATCTTGGCCTTCCCGGTTTCCGAGTTGGGACCATTTACTCGTACAACGATAATGTTGTGCGGACAGCGAGAAGGATGTCGAGTTTTACGCTTGTCTCGTCCCAGACACAACACATGTTGGCTTCCATGTTGTCGGATGAGGAGTTTACGGAGAAGTACATAAGGATAAACCGAGAAAGGCTTAGGAGACGGTACGAGACAATTGTGGAAGGGCTTAAGAAGGAAGGGATCGAGTGTTTGAAGGGCAACGCAGGGTTGTTCTGTTGGATGAATTTGGGTTTCTTGCTCAACACGAATACGAAAGAAGGTGAGCTCGAGCTTTGGGATGTGATCTTGAAGGAACTGAAGCTGAATATATCGCCGGGATCGTCGTGCCATTGCTCGGAGTTtggatggtttagggtttgttttGCTAATATGAGTGAGAAGACTTTGAAGATTGCGTTGAAGAGAATACATGAGTTCATGGACCGACGAAGGAAGGTTTTGAATTGTTAA